The window aattccctcctcctgtctctgtacgttcctgctacataccaattagattgtaagctccccggagcagggactcctcttcctaaatgttacgtttatatctgaagcacttattcccatgacctgttatttatattatttgttatttatatgattaccatgtgtattatactactgtgaagcgctatgtacatcaatggcgctatacaaataaagacgtacaatacaattaaaaataTAGTGATAGAAATGTAAAGATTGCGAGTAGAAATACTGCTTTGCAAGAGCTTGTCAGTGTGTGGCATCTTAACCAAAGAACAAACAATTGAAGAGATCATTGTCACTGTAACACTAAGGGTCgtccagggtgatgctgagcgTTGCCACAATGCACGTGTCCTGTGTGCGCGGGCGGGAGTGCttgctcggcgctcagccgcttgccgagcgagcaaatttgaattttccactcacaagcgcgtcacgtgagcggttcgcccagctCCGTGATGTAGAGGCTGCGCCCCCAGACGCGCGCGCACCTaaccggccaggaaaagcacagccgtgcagggggcgcagcgcTGAAGCAACAGCGCACCTCTACCCACCCTGGACGAAGCCTTACCCTCGCAGATCTTGCAGTGCCATAAAATTAGGGAGGTATTTTTGGAATAATGGGTCGCTGTAATTTCTGGTCTCTGATTGCACGGAGGACATGCCATGTGTAATCAGTTATCACCTTAACTCTAAATACACATTTCTCTTTACACAACACTTTTTAATGCTTTGACGTCCAATGATGAACATATTGGACATCTAACAGTGTACGTTATAAATACctacctaaccccccccccacccacccacacacacacacacgctgacacacacacacacacacacgctgacacacacacattttttaatttttttttttatatttttttttgtaagtgTTCCTTTTCTATTCCCTGCAAAATAATTAATTGACTGTACATGTATAAGATTTTTAAACAAGTCTTCAGATTTCAAAGAAAATAAACCCTAATTAGTCATCTATCCGTTAgatggagagggaaaaaaaaaaagtagagtaCCATTTACTGTGCACGATAATTGCAAAGCATCACATGGAAGCATTAGCATGGTTCATATTGAGTGGGCAAAGCTGTCAAATCTTCACGGCCTACATACAAACGTTCTTTAAATAAGGCAAAACACTCAATCGGCCAAGGAAGACGCAGGGTTTGTGCCAAACGTCCTTTGctgggtctgcaccatgatgtatttaaataaaacattCTGTATGTGTTAACCTAGGGGCGGGAAACGCCAGTCcacaagggcccccaacaggtcaggtttgcaggatatccctgcttcaggacaggtgtctcaatccgtccctgcttcagcacaggtggctcaatcactcccaACTTCCGCACAGGTGGGCTCAAtcagtctttaactgagccactgattgagtcacctgtgctgaagcagggatatcctgcaaacctgccctgttggtggctcttgagggctggagttgagaacccctgggctaACCAATCTGGATGCTTATTTCTGCATGTCGTGATACTCTTTTCATAATGGTGTCAGGGGCAGTGTGTGTCTCGGTGAATTTGGCCCTTTGCAAATCTAAcataaacgttaaaaaaaaatgttttttaaagatAACCATCGTATGGTACAGaggtaataaaaaaatatttatacttTTACTAAATTACACATTGCCTGGCACAGGTTAGGGTAACATGTTTGGCATTAAGAGGGCACTGACTGCAGGAATGCAATTTTGTCACATGGGAATGGGTACCAAGGAAGATACAACACACAAATCACTCACCCCAAGTCTTATTTATCTATACTCTACCATGGTGAAAGATGACACTTATTGCAATGTGCATGGTCATCAATGAATTTGCTTTTGGCCTAACCCATCAGCAGCAAGTTCAAATATTCTGTTACATGTAACAAATAGTTGgaagtaaaaacaaaaacacaacaaTTATCTATAACAGGGCTGTATATTATGTCAAATTAGAGACTTCGGATGagctgctgattgagccacctgtgctgaagcaggggtatcctgaaaatgACCCGTTGgtaacccttgaggactggagttgcccaacccTTGGTTAGAGGATACCAAGTCTCTGCAATCATGCTTACAACAAATAACTTAAAGACAGCGAGAATTGGTGCAGGATCGTGCCAGCGGTGCTACCTTGCAGAACAGCATGTGTGCAACAGATCTAGAAAGGTTGGTGGGAGGCTACAGGAAGAGGCAATGCAGACATTTGACATTGAGGTTTAAGGCTGAGATGGATAGAGGAGAGAGCAGATGAGGAGGCTAGTTAAATTCACACGTAGTGTGAGGAGCAATCAATCACCGTTCATAATCTGTCTCAAATCATGCAGAAAATGATATTAATCTTGAGAACATTAAAACGCACAAAGGGCCTTGGGATGGTGATCGCTGCTTAGTCAGGGAACGGTTCTTTATGCCTTTCATCCACAAAGAGAATTCATCCCTGCGCTCTTTTGGTCACACTATATCCCCATGGAAATGAGGTCGTATAACTTTTGCATTCAGTGGTAAGGAAGGAAAGGGTTACTCTGTGAGTTAACTTCTTCACTGCCAATCAACCTGAAACACATTGCTTTGGCAgtaaatggggggagagagagatgaatgAGGTTTTCACATGCACTATAAAAAAGGATCAATAAAATGTTTTGTTTACTGCATACGTCACTCACGGGAGTGCATGTGATGTGTCAATCAGAAAAGgtttagggggggggaggggttcatGTAACCCAAAAGGTAGTCAATGGAAACGTTTGTTAATGATTTTGTATAACGTAAATATATGCGATTACACCACAGCGAGGAAATAAACAGTCCTCATAAGCAAATAAAGCCGGGAAATGGCTTCAATAGCActaaaccaggagtggccaactctagtcctcaagggccaccaatagggcaggttttcaggataccactgcttcagcacaggtggctcaatcagtcccagcttctgcgcaggtggctcaatcagtggctcagttcgactgagccactgattgagccacctgcgctgaagcagggatatcctgaaaacctgacttgttggtggcccttgaggactggccacTAGACAACTgccatttacatagttacatacacattTGTAAACGTGTTAGTGCAGGCAAGGACCAGAATCCATGGATGGTCCTCACTAATTCTCCTCATGTGCTTATTATCCCCAGGGTTATAGGGCCAACAAGCACCTGAAACACATTGCAGAAAAATGTTAGCAGGTCCTACAAGTGTTCAAGTAGTAAACAAAGGGTTGTGCGTTTGCCTACAGGGAAACAAAAACATACAAGGTGTTGAAAGGAGCTTATGAACCCCACATTACACTCACAAACTGGCTGATTATCAGAGTCCTGCTATACAAAATATCCATAATCAGACTGTAGCACCTTGTAGCATGGCAAGTCAATCCAATTTCCTACATGCATGAAACCCATTACCGGAGAGAATTCAAATATTGCTCCTAATCACGCATGCGTTGGGGGTAGCAGTTGCAGTATGCGAATCAAATCACAAGACGAAAAGATAATTTCTGTAAtattttatttgatttatatagaaATACTTAAAAAAACATGGAAGTAGCACCATTACTTAAGTTTTACCTTTATTATGTAGAACTTTAAAATGTCAGAAAAATAAAACTCTTGATACAATTTCAAATCTTGTCTCAGCAAATATAATATTAGTATTTGACCATGAGGTTAAAGGCCCTTtatcataaaataaaatatactttttttttttaaactttgctcAGTAAAGTACATTTACGCTCAAGTAACATCACCTACATATAAACAAACACGTGGTaaacaaatgtattaaaatagAAATACTAAAAACTATAGTGGTGcaacagaattttttttaatttccacTGAAATCTATTTATACAAATGTTAGAAACCAGTCAACTGTTCCTTTTGTTGGCTTAATATGTTTAtacatttccattttttttttttgtaataatatagaataaaatatgttttatatcaCGGAATAGAAAAAGATGCCGGGTGAGGCAGAtttcaaagatttttttttccgAACCTATAAAAAATCTCCATCCTAACACAATACTGTTATCGAAGCATTACACGTTTTAGGGTTTGTTTTCCAATCTACAACTGTGTGATATTAAAATAATACAGTGTTCTTTGCCGGAAGGCCAtactaaaaataaaaagattTAACCCAGCTACAAAAAAAAGTTCACTGAACTTAAATTAAAATACTTGTAAACATCTTTGCAATATGAAATATAATTTTTTCAagtcaaaaaaagaataaaatacttcAATCTGTATTAATGCAATACATCTTTAAAACCTTTAAacgcattttatatatatttttttatatatatatatatatatatatatatatatacatatatatatatatatgagatatgTTACAATTTAATTTTactttgttaaagctgcagtatcATGTTTcgttgtcccccctccccccatgaacttcttattctctcaggaaactgagagagagaaaaaaaaaatatatatatatataagcattcaATAATATTCACCCCGATTCTCTTATTAAGCATTCTATGAACTACTAGCAATAAAGACACATTACTAACAGCCCACACGTCATAAGCATTTCTAcctgaaaagaaaaaagggttTGGAAGTGTTTTCTTATAAAGTACAGTGTAAGAACTACTCTTCCGATGAAGTAGTTGTCCATATATCGAGCATGCAATAGGTCTTACAAATATTTCTCCCACGCTACAAATGCACTAGTAATTGAAAGGTATCCCTGCACGTTTCCTGTAAAATGTGCGAATACTGCAGCTTTACGGCCACATTCCCACTTTGCAAGGGTTCATCTTTTCCCAAGACTGCCCTTGCCTAAGTAACTCCAGGTGTGCTGCACACGAGTTTGTTTTGGGGCTAAAAGACATATTTAGCTGCTGTGCCAGGCAGGCCCAGAAGCTGCACGGTGAATGGTAAGTCTAGAAATGCACAAACCCCTATTGGGGGGGTGGCATTATGTAACAATAGGATGCTGCAGCTATTGGCAGGATGTTTGAGATGTGGTGAGTCCCACCGTGTGGGGGTTTTGAGAATATGCCCAAACGGAGACCTCAAAACCCTCTATTAACTCTTAATTGCCAATGGGTGTTTACAACCAAGGCAGCTAATGAGGTTAACAACTTCTGTGCCAAAGAGGGCGGCAACAAAATAAAAGGTACCTCGATATTACAGGGCGATCACGAGGCAGCATAGAGCAGTGTGTAGAGATgagatatatattaatattttctGGATCTCTATATACGTGTGTGGCACCGTGTGAGTGGGAATGCAGCTGTAGGTTGTGGGTTTTATTGTCATAGTAATGTAGTGTAGAGAAGGCTGGAGTGTTTGTTCTAGGAGAAGATGCGGATGGCCTGGGAGACTGTGGTGTGGCACACCGGGCACTGCGGCTCGTTCTTCTCACAGATGCGGTTGGCACACTCCATGCAGAACAGGTTGTGCCCGCAGGGGACCAGGGCAGCGATCACCTCGCTCTCAAAGCAGATGGAGCAGTCGCGGCTGCCTTTCCTCCTCATGCCGGATGAAGAGGAAGATGAGCTGGAAGAGGAAGAGCTGCtgctggaggaggaggaagaagaggagtcGGAGCCCATGTTGGTGTAAGCGGAGTAGCCGAGGACACCGCCGCCCGGGTCACTGCGCACCCTGCGCGCTAAAGGGTGCTCTTGGACCCCGTTGCTGCCGTGCAACGGAGGGGAGAGCCTGGGTGGGGCAGTGCAGCCCACCCCGTTGAGCCGCCTGTGGTTGGCCAGCAGCCCGTTGGCATTGCTGGGGTAGACAGGGGATGGGGTAGCGCTGGAGGTGCCCGAACTGCTCTCAAACTGGGACCAAAGCAAAGTGGAGCCAGGCGGCGCCGGGGCAGGGTCAAAGTTGGAGTCGAAACCCAGGTCAGTGCAGTCGGGGGAGATGACCTCGCTGGTATAGACATATCCATTGCCGTTCACGTTATTGTTGTTGTTGCCGTTGTTGGTGAAGCTGAGGGCAGGGCTGGGTGGGCTGTAATCGGCCAGCCGGGTGTTGGTACCATTGGTGCCTCCGAAGTAGGAGTCGGTAGAGGCGCTGCCCAGGGAACTGGAGCTGTCATTGCGGTAGTTGGAGAAAGCCTTGCGCGACCCCGCGTTGGGGGTAACGCCCGGGGTGGGTTTGCTCCATAGGCTCCCGGTGCCATGCAGGTCAAAGCCAACATCGGTACCATTGGCATGGAAGTCGTTCTCATCGGTCACCTCTATCAGCCCCCCGGTGCGCACAGCAATGTGAGCCTCTAtctcctctctggctctgtcCACATTCTCCGGCATCCCAGTCACCTCAAACACCGGCTCTTTGTCCCTGCTCGGCGTGACTATGTAAGTGTGAGTCTGCTGCTGGATCCTCTTGATGGTGGCACCTTTAGGTCCCACCACCAGACCCACCACTCTGTAAGGAACCCGGACCTGGATGGTGGTCTGCCCGGGAAGGTTGGGAGGTCCGGGGACAGTGCCCCCATTCAAGGCGGCGTTCTTGTTGCGGGAGGCTCTGATCATGGAGAAGTGTTCAGCTGCAGAGATGATCTCTCTCCTGGCCATGGCTACATCTTCCTTCCTCCCAGTCACAACAAAGACAGGCTCCTCCCCGCGGACTGGGGTCTTGATGTAGGTGTTGGTCTTTGCCCGCAGAGCTTTGATTTTACAACCTGGGAAGCAAACAGGGATAAAATGGCCAATTACTCCCAGTGTTAAAACAATAGAAAGATGTCAATTAAAAGCACCCCGGAACCATATACCAGATAAGCCAAGAGCAGTGATAAAGAAGGCGGACAGGTGGAGTGCAGCAAACGAAATACTAAATGCTGCTGCAGTGGCACCAAAATAAACCGCAGAAAATACAATAtcaatcatttattttattttattatcccTCACAGACATGAACCTGATTCACATTGGGTGGCAAACACATTATTTCATCGCCCCACTTCCAAATTAAGAtccaattattttttcttttaagaAATTAAAGAAGAGgggatacaaataaaaaataccagCAACACGTTGCCCAAATCCtttcacataataataataataataataataatagatatagGGAGGATTGCTGCCGGTTTGGTACTCGGCAGCTGCTATTGATGCGTAATGCGTTGGAGGAGAGTATGCTGGCACTTTTCTTTGTCTGGATGAGCATTACTAACCAGAATACCATTGCTGCCTCACCGTGGCATTTCCagcaatcactcacacacacacacacactcacacactctctctcacagacacatacactcacactcaatcacacacactctctctctctcacacacatacactcacactcaatcacacacacacacacacacacacacacacacacacacacacacacacacacacacacacacacacactctcacacacacacactctcacactctctctcacacacacacacacacactctctcactcacacacactcactctcactcaatcacacacacactcactctctcactcacactcaatcacacacactcactcacacacacacacacacactcacagtccccctccccctgcgCTGCTCACCCTGCCTCCCCACGATCTCCGCCACATGCTCGGAGCTGGGCACCGGGACACACTCGGTCATGTTCACGCTTTTCTTCCGAGGCTCGTTGTCGTACGCGGAGTTCTCGTCGCTGTCCAAGCCCAGCAAGGACAGCTGGTCCAGGGCGATCTGCAGGGCTCTGTGGTCATCCAAggtctcccctccacccccaccgcCGCTCCTCTCCATGTCTGCGAACAGCGAGCTGGGCATCTTCACGCTTCACCCCCCAGCCCACTGCGCTGGCCTCAGTGGTGGGAGTTCAGACACAAAGGGGGAGCCCTGGAGGGGTCCAGCGctaaggggagagggaggcagcctGGAGTCAATGCCTTCTGCAAGGTTGCTATAgtcagtgccccctccctcccccctcccccccctgcttgtGGATGGTATAGGGGAGTCAGTGCAAGGTTTGGGGTACCCCCCCAGCTCCTCTGCTAGGAAACAAAGAGcagctgccccccctcccaaGTTCTTGAAGgttgctctcccccccaccacccccccaaaaaaatccagtGCCAGCAATGGTGGAGTATCTTTAAGGAGCCCCTCCCCGGCTCACTCCCCTCCTGTCTGAGCCACTGCAGCCAGACGGTACTAGAGGGGGGATAAGAGGGTCGTGACGTCACCGGCAAAGGGGGTGACAGCACAATGGAACTGACACTGGGCTCTATTGGTTATACTGGGTTATATGGGGCGGGACTGGGGAGTCTGGCActccttcttcccctccctccagcaggggggggggggggagagagaaaaggctCCTTTCTTTGTTGTCTAATGCAGAACAACAAAGAATCTCTAGACTCTTGTGTTAGGGTTTAATGtatgggacccccccccccccccatgcacccctTTGGCGGGGTGGAGGGGGGCGCGCAGAATTGGTGTCCCTTGGTGGGATCCACTGACCTGAGTCATACTTGTAATTGAACATCGACCTCAAAATACTTGTTCAGCTGCTCCCAGATCAGCAGTCCTGTGCACATGCtgtgagattattattattatttattcccTTGTCTGTGGGCAGGTTTAATAGTGGGGTTATAATCATCGGCAAGTGGGTTACCTTCCATATTCACCTTAATGGCACAAAGCAGGAGCCTTCGTGTCAATAGTTTTAAGTAAGGACTTCAATGGGATTaggcttcttttttttaattaacccaTGATAAAAGATGTGGAGCCTTACATGCATATTCATCTCTGTAAAGATGTGTATcagaatattcttttttttttttatgttaaaaaaaaaaacattttctttttttaatagcagTATGCAACCAGAAAAGTGGATCGTGTGTCATATCACTGCTGAAAATCAATCATATATTTGGTGATGGGTTCAGGGCCAGGggtagccaattccagtcctcaagagctaccaacaggtcagggtttaaggatatccctgcttcagcgcgggTGGCTCATTgatccatctgtgctgaagcagggatatcctgcaagcCTGACCTCTTGGTAGCTctcgaggactggggttggctacCTTTGGTTTAAGGATTACATCATGTTGACATTACAATAATTTTCTTGCTCGTTAAATGACATTATAAATatacgacccccccccccaccattttCTGGCAAATTTCCAGTGAATAAGGAATATTAGCCGGCATTTGTAAAGACAACAGGGATAAAATACAGCAAACGCCTACAATACATATTCATTGTTCAATGAACAGGGTTTGTAACCTAGTGAGAATGCTTACAATACCAAAtcatttaccccccccccattcctggAGCCAGACATCTATTTCGGGACACTCTTTTCCACCTCTCTCTAACATTAAAAGGgattttatttcaaatgagagaAACAGGTTCTGcgttttaaaatgtatattactcTCTTTGTTCCAGAACTGTCCTGATATAAAGAGCAGCAGGAGTGAGACATAGAGGGTCTCTAAACCTAACCCTGGCTATTTCACTTCAATAAACTGGAACTAGGGACTCAGAGATCAATGAAGCTGTTGAAGCTGCAAGCAGTGAGGTTATCTTCtagggcctcgtccagggtgacgctgagcgggcgctcacactcgctggccgcgatgaaacacattgctgcaatgtgtgtggcaagcgtgagcgagcgcctgcgcatgctcggcgctcggctgcttgccgaagcaagcaaatttgattatgccgctcgctggcgcgtcacgtCAACAGGTccgcccaatgagagcgaaccagctccgtgacatcatggtCACACCCCCTCGACACGCCCTCCCGTGCGCGTACCTAGCTGTccacaaatctcccggccgaGCAGAGCGCGTGACGTCCCCGTGCACGAGCGCCAGCGCGTTCGCTCCCTGCCTTGGCGCAGCCTAaagcagaggtgctcaactccagtgctcaagcccccccccccccccttcccccaacaggtcaggttttcaggacataccagcttcagtcttcgactgagcctctgcttgagccacctgtgctgaagcagggatatcctgaaaacctgacctgttggggcggtggggggggcttggggactggagttgagcgcccccgcTCTAAAGAGTGAGATTTGCCTCTGTGATGGGAGATAGGTCAAGGTATAGATGTACACAATGCCGCCCCCTACTGTCTGTTGAGTTTATACTCTATAGATATCTGACTTCATTAACAGTTTTAAAAAAACATGACATTAttttataatactgtatgttgcaTATTCCCCCAGTCCAAGAAAGAAGAGTTCAACCCAGTGTTCTCTCTGTGCCTCTGGTGGGTACTTTCTGAAGACCACGAGACTTTCTCTATATAAGGGATGTGTCCAGACATGTGAAGAAGTAGCAGGGAGCggatcctttctcccccaaaattgtattaataataataagaataattattgcttgttcttgtatagtgctgctagttttacatagtgctttatagacagtccctgccccacagagcttacaatctatgtttttggtgcctgaagcacaggaagagaaagtgacttgcccaaggtccaaacaccaggaattgaaccaggttcccctgcttcaaactcagtgctagaGTCAGCatccttactcactgagctgctccttctctcatTGATACTTAATAAATACATCAGAGGTTCTGAATATGATACAAGGTGTTACTCTGATACAGCTATATACACtactgatttaaaaacccaccCTTTCATGTACCACTCATCAGACTGTCATGACTACCAATAGCTTTTTATGTTTTGTTACTGGATTGCTGTGCAAACATTTGCCCCATTTTGCAGGTAGTTGTCCACTCTTGGTGTTTATTACAGAGACTTGCCATTTCCTCAGGATGTTTAGATCGTGTGGGATGGAGCACCCATCCCCAACCTTTTGTTAATGACTGAACCCTTCATCTGATGCCTAATTTATTCCATGACCAGGAAGCAGTCTGTCCAGGAGACCCATATTACACATGGGTTAAccccaggggtctgcaacctttcaaggaagaagagccattatatatatatatatatataaatataaaaaatggccAAAATATTCAgggagccgcaacacatgcatgaatattacacccccacaaacacacatatactgtacacacacaaataggtatatactgtgtacgcattaacataaacaaacaaacttattttttcatttccctaattctgattaaagtatgtgggggaataaaatgcatctcacaataagtccctttatttttttttttgttcaaaaCAGTTTGTAACACGCGCACACGCGAACACACGCACACTTTGGGCCTGGCTCTCCCATGCACTCACTGTCCTGCTTCTTCCCTCAATGTACTGCCAGTGGCTGTGAGGTGGAGGTGTCGGTGCTGCTGGTAGCTGGGTTTGCTGCGGGTGGCTGGGTTTTCTGCCGGTGGctg is drawn from Ascaphus truei isolate aAscTru1 chromosome 18, aAscTru1.hap1, whole genome shotgun sequence and contains these coding sequences:
- the MEX3B gene encoding RNA-binding protein MEX3B; translated protein: MPSSLFADMERSGGGGGGETLDDHRALQIALDQLSLLGLDSDENSAYDNEPRKKSVNMTECVPVPSSEHVAEIVGRQGCKIKALRAKTNTYIKTPVRGEEPVFVVTGRKEDVAMARREIISAAEHFSMIRASRNKNAALNGGTVPGPPNLPGQTTIQVRVPYRVVGLVVGPKGATIKRIQQQTHTYIVTPSRDKEPVFEVTGMPENVDRAREEIEAHIAVRTGGLIEVTDENDFHANGTDVGFDLHGTGSLWSKPTPGVTPNAGSRKAFSNYRNDSSSSLGSASTDSYFGGTNGTNTRLADYSPPSPALSFTNNGNNNNNVNGNGYVYTSEVISPDCTDLGFDSNFDPAPAPPGSTLLWSQFESSSGTSSATPSPVYPSNANGLLANHRRLNGVGCTAPPRLSPPLHGSNGVQEHPLARRVRSDPGGGVLGYSAYTNMGSDSSSSSSSSSSSSSSSSSSSSSGMRRKGSRDCSICFESEVIAALVPCGHNLFCMECANRICEKNEPQCPVCHTTVSQAIRIFS